A DNA window from Caulobacter mirabilis contains the following coding sequences:
- the bfr gene encoding bacterioferritin, protein MKGDPAIIKLLNAVLTNELTAVNQYFLHARMYQDWGFARLGKITYDESIGEMKHADKLIKRILFLEGLPNLQDLNKLKIGETVPECLAADLAVEVGGRKDLIKGVQASEDAHDYVSRQIFKEILSDTEEHIDFLETQLSLVKSLGEQNYLQSALGELENEGGH, encoded by the coding sequence ATGAAGGGCGATCCTGCCATCATCAAGCTTCTGAACGCGGTGCTGACCAATGAGCTGACCGCGGTCAATCAGTACTTCCTGCATGCACGCATGTATCAGGACTGGGGCTTCGCCCGCCTGGGCAAGATCACCTACGACGAATCCATCGGCGAGATGAAGCACGCCGACAAGCTCATCAAGCGCATCCTCTTCCTGGAGGGCCTGCCCAACCTGCAGGACCTCAATAAGCTGAAGATCGGCGAGACCGTGCCGGAATGCCTGGCCGCGGATCTCGCGGTCGAGGTCGGCGGCCGCAAGGACCTGATCAAGGGCGTGCAGGCCTCGGAGGACGCCCACGACTACGTCAGCCGCCAGATCTTCAAGGAGATCCTCTCTGACACCGAGGAGCACATCGACTTCCTGGAGACCCAGCTGTCGCTGGTGAAGTCGCTCGGCGAACAGAACTACCTGCAGAGCGCCCTCGGCGAACTGGAGAACGAAGGCGGCCACTGA
- a CDS encoding (2Fe-2S)-binding protein has translation MYVCNCNGIRERQVRAAIEAGATRPAEVFRAHGCKAQCARCVCEMRDMIEQSQEVLRFAAE, from the coding sequence GTGTACGTCTGCAACTGCAACGGCATCCGTGAACGTCAGGTCCGCGCCGCCATCGAGGCGGGCGCGACGCGTCCGGCCGAGGTCTTCCGCGCCCACGGTTGCAAGGCCCAGTGCGCCCGTTGCGTCTGCGAGATGCGCGACATGATCGAGCAGTCCCAGGAAGTCCTGCGCTTCGCCGCCGAATAG
- a CDS encoding cytochrome ubiquinol oxidase subunit I has protein sequence MDLDAELLARLRFAFVTATLGLAMGTGALAMILEAMWLATRRLVFRDLYRFWIRIFGLAFALGLFAGLISPHAGVLLDRGLVAGFALQAGGLGVTLAGWRGTGSRLHFTATSIAATGAFLAAFCVLPAYGWFHDIAPGAVLPPNFAARFVHLTLASFLATALLLGAISARTLLADPLRPAARMGLRMRSGCSPSWRRCRSSPVRAFVR, from the coding sequence ATGGACCTGGACGCGGAACTGCTGGCTCGGCTGCGGTTCGCCTTCGTCACGGCGACGCTGGGTCTTGCGATGGGAACTGGCGCGCTCGCGATGATCCTCGAGGCGATGTGGCTGGCCACGCGCCGTCTGGTGTTTCGCGACCTCTACCGATTCTGGATCCGGATCTTCGGCCTCGCCTTCGCCCTCGGCCTTTTCGCGGGGCTGATCTCGCCCCACGCCGGGGTCCTGCTCGACCGGGGCCTGGTGGCCGGCTTCGCTCTTCAGGCCGGCGGGCTCGGCGTGACCCTGGCGGGCTGGCGAGGCACGGGTTCGCGGCTGCATTTCACGGCGACCTCGATCGCGGCGACGGGAGCCTTCCTTGCGGCGTTCTGCGTGCTGCCCGCCTACGGCTGGTTTCATGACATCGCGCCCGGAGCCGTCCTGCCGCCCAACTTCGCGGCGCGGTTCGTCCATCTGACGCTGGCCTCGTTCCTGGCCACGGCGCTGCTGCTGGGCGCGATCAGCGCCCGGACGCTTCTCGCCGATCCGCTGCGACCCGCCGCGCGCATGGGCCTGCGCATGCGGTCGGGGTGTTCGCCATCGTGGCGCCGCTGCAGGTCATCGCCGGTCAGAGCTTTCGTGAGATAG
- a CDS encoding cytochrome ubiquinol oxidase subunit I, protein MFAIVAPLQVIAGQSFREIVLRNRDGHFWDLEALTSLSGAAFWVMVLLGLAMGGLCIWSVALAARRRLEASRAYLRIMVVMGPAGFVTLAAGLVAVLPEAGAEAAASGSLAASATPAEMGRLVLLVVYLAAIGLGAIQILRLAGQGQIEDGRAPGTGETANAFAAPLEEDASLLPVRIVRFTALLVACAMTAAAVAYAIRGVLV, encoded by the coding sequence GTGTTCGCCATCGTGGCGCCGCTGCAGGTCATCGCCGGTCAGAGCTTTCGTGAGATAGTGCTGCGGAATCGGGACGGCCATTTCTGGGACCTGGAAGCGCTGACCAGCCTGTCTGGCGCGGCGTTCTGGGTGATGGTCCTCCTCGGTCTGGCGATGGGAGGCCTCTGCATCTGGAGCGTCGCGCTGGCCGCGCGGCGCAGGCTCGAGGCGTCCCGAGCCTATCTGAGGATCATGGTGGTGATGGGCCCGGCCGGGTTCGTCACCCTCGCCGCCGGGCTGGTGGCGGTGCTTCCGGAAGCGGGCGCGGAGGCCGCGGCGTCGGGATCGCTGGCGGCGAGCGCGACGCCCGCGGAGATGGGGCGGCTCGTGCTCCTCGTCGTCTATCTGGCCGCGATCGGCCTTGGCGCCATCCAGATCCTGAGGCTGGCGGGGCAGGGCCAGATCGAGGACGGGCGGGCCCCGGGGACGGGGGAGACCGCCAACGCCTTCGCCGCGCCGCTGGAGGAGGACGCCTCCCTGCTGCCGGTCCGGATCGTGCGTTTCACGGCCTTGCTGGTCGCCTGCGCCATGACCGCCGCGGCCGTCGCCTATGCGATCCGGGGCGTGCTGGTGTAG
- the thiE gene encoding thiamine phosphate synthase codes for MTADCRLYLITPPRLDDLAAFGRDLAAALDAGDVAALQIRLKDAPDAVIAAAVDALTPIAHGRDVAVILNDRPDLAARLGCDGVHVGQSDASYAEARRLMGRDKMVGVTCHDSRHLAMEAAEAGADYVAFGAFFPTTTKDAPTRAEPEILTIWQETMEVPCVAIGGITADNAAIVARAGADFAAVSAGVWAHPDGPATAVKALNAAIAEGLAGR; via the coding sequence ATGACCGCCGACTGCCGCCTGTACCTGATCACCCCGCCGCGCCTGGACGACCTGGCCGCCTTCGGCCGCGACCTGGCCGCCGCGCTGGACGCCGGCGACGTCGCCGCCCTGCAGATCCGCCTCAAGGACGCTCCGGACGCGGTGATCGCCGCCGCCGTGGACGCCCTGACGCCGATCGCTCACGGCCGCGACGTGGCGGTGATCCTGAACGACCGGCCCGACCTGGCCGCGCGGCTGGGCTGCGACGGCGTCCATGTCGGGCAGAGCGACGCCAGCTACGCCGAGGCGCGGCGGCTCATGGGCCGAGACAAGATGGTCGGCGTGACCTGCCACGACAGCCGGCACCTGGCGATGGAGGCGGCCGAGGCCGGGGCGGACTACGTCGCCTTCGGCGCCTTCTTCCCGACCACGACCAAGGACGCCCCGACCCGCGCCGAGCCAGAGATCCTGACCATCTGGCAGGAGACGATGGAGGTTCCCTGCGTGGCGATCGGCGGGATCACCGCCGACAACGCCGCCATCGTGGCCAGGGCGGGCGCCGACTTCGCCGCCGTCAGCGCTGGCGTCTGGGCCCATCCGGACGGTCCGGCGACCGCGGTGAAGGCGCTGAACGCGGCGATTGCCGAGGGGCTGGCGGGACGCTGA
- the efp gene encoding elongation factor P encodes MAKINGNTIKPGMVLQHDGGLWVCVKAAHVKPGKGGAFAQVELKNLIDGRKLNERFRSDDKVERVTLEQRDHTFLYAEGEMLVFMNTENYEQITLHEDFVGEDRVRFLQDGMTVVVEFHEERAIGIELPDHVVLTIVEADAVVNGQTASSSYKPAKADNGMRILIPPYMEAGERVLVSTETGEYVRRAD; translated from the coding sequence ATGGCTAAGATCAACGGCAACACCATCAAGCCCGGCATGGTGCTCCAGCACGACGGCGGACTCTGGGTCTGCGTGAAGGCCGCGCACGTGAAGCCCGGCAAGGGCGGCGCCTTCGCCCAGGTCGAGCTGAAGAACCTCATCGACGGCCGCAAGCTGAACGAGCGCTTCCGTTCGGACGACAAGGTCGAACGCGTGACGCTCGAACAGCGCGACCACACCTTCCTCTACGCCGAAGGCGAGATGCTGGTGTTCATGAACACCGAGAACTACGAGCAGATCACCCTGCACGAGGACTTCGTCGGCGAAGACCGCGTCCGCTTCCTGCAGGACGGCATGACCGTCGTGGTCGAGTTCCACGAAGAGCGCGCCATCGGCATCGAGCTGCCGGACCATGTGGTGCTGACCATCGTCGAGGCCGACGCCGTGGTGAACGGCCAGACCGCCTCTTCGTCCTACAAGCCCGCCAAGGCCGACAACGGCATGCGCATCCTGATCCCGCCCTACATGGAAGCGGGCGAGCGCGTCCTCGTCTCGACCGAGACCGGCGAATACGTCCGCCGCGCGGACTGA
- a CDS encoding inositol monophosphatase family protein, giving the protein MTASSLITSMIDAARKAARGLARDFGEVTELQVSRKGAADFVSNADLKAEQVLFEALTKLRPGYGFLGEERGWIEGTDKTHRWIVDPLDGTTNFLHAIPHFAVNIALEREGQVVAAVTYNPISHDIFWAEKGRGTWLGNEKRLRVAARKHMDEALLATGIPFLGVPGHGQFLKELHQISQRVAGVRRYGAAALDLAWVAAGRFDGFWERGLKPWDTAAGLLMVSEAGGKVTDLNGDPYVPGAGSILAANLELHPQILEKLDAAG; this is encoded by the coding sequence ATGACCGCTTCCTCGCTCATCACCTCCATGATCGACGCCGCCCGCAAGGCGGCGCGCGGTCTCGCGCGCGACTTCGGCGAGGTGACCGAGCTGCAGGTCTCCCGCAAGGGCGCGGCCGACTTCGTGTCCAACGCCGACCTCAAGGCCGAGCAGGTCCTGTTCGAGGCCCTGACCAAGCTGCGTCCGGGCTACGGCTTCCTGGGCGAGGAGCGGGGCTGGATCGAAGGCACCGACAAGACCCACCGCTGGATCGTCGATCCGCTGGACGGCACCACCAACTTCCTGCACGCGATCCCCCACTTCGCGGTCAACATCGCGCTGGAACGCGAGGGCCAGGTCGTCGCGGCGGTGACCTACAACCCGATCAGCCACGACATCTTCTGGGCCGAGAAGGGCCGGGGGACCTGGCTGGGCAACGAGAAGCGCCTGCGCGTCGCGGCCCGCAAGCATATGGACGAGGCGCTGCTGGCCACGGGCATCCCGTTCCTGGGCGTCCCCGGCCACGGCCAGTTCCTGAAGGAGCTGCACCAGATCAGCCAGCGCGTCGCCGGCGTCCGCCGCTATGGCGCCGCCGCGCTGGACCTGGCCTGGGTCGCGGCCGGCCGCTTCGACGGCTTCTGGGAGCGGGGCCTGAAGCCCTGGGACACCGCGGCGGGTCTGCTGATGGTCTCCGAGGCCGGCGGCAAGGTCACCGACCTGAACGGCGATCCCTACGTTCCCGGCGCTGGAAGCATCCTGGCCGCGAATCTGGAGCTGCACCCGCAGATCCTCGAGAAGCTGGACGCGGCGGGTTAA
- a CDS encoding glycerophosphodiester phosphodiesterase, protein MDMTRRTFAVAGLALVAATPALARTSRPIVIAHRGASGERPEHTAMAYRLAIAQEADFIEPDLVISKDGHLVARHENEIGGTTDVASRPEFAARRTAKVIDGQKIEGWFTEDFTLAELKTLRCRERLPQLRPDNTKYDGQEAIPTFDEVVAIAKAAGVGVYPEMKHPAHFASLGLPFEPRMAEALKANGLDDAEAKVFVQCFEVAPLKMLRGLTRARLVQLVDSDGSPADAPRVRYADMVTAEGLKAIAAYADGVGPDRSYVVPQDGERLLPATRLVADAHAVGLKVHPWTVRAENYFLPKSLQRGLAVRPDRPRLHGDVAALLKALYDAGVDGVFSDFPGLAVEAREQWMRK, encoded by the coding sequence ATGGACATGACCCGTCGCACCTTCGCCGTCGCCGGCCTCGCCCTGGTCGCCGCCACGCCCGCCCTGGCCCGGACCTCCCGGCCCATCGTCATCGCCCACCGCGGGGCGAGCGGCGAGCGGCCGGAGCACACCGCGATGGCCTACCGGCTGGCCATCGCCCAGGAGGCGGACTTCATCGAGCCGGACCTGGTGATCTCCAAGGACGGCCATCTGGTCGCGCGCCACGAGAACGAGATCGGCGGCACGACCGACGTCGCCTCCAGGCCGGAGTTCGCCGCCCGCAGGACGGCCAAGGTGATCGACGGCCAGAAGATCGAGGGCTGGTTCACCGAGGACTTCACGCTCGCCGAGCTGAAGACTCTGCGCTGCCGCGAGCGGCTCCCGCAGTTGCGCCCCGACAACACGAAGTACGACGGCCAGGAGGCCATCCCGACGTTCGACGAGGTGGTCGCCATCGCCAAGGCGGCCGGGGTCGGCGTCTATCCGGAGATGAAGCATCCCGCCCATTTCGCCTCGCTCGGCCTGCCGTTCGAGCCGCGCATGGCCGAGGCGCTGAAAGCCAACGGCCTGGACGACGCCGAGGCGAAGGTCTTCGTGCAATGCTTCGAGGTCGCGCCGCTGAAGATGCTGCGCGGCCTGACCCGCGCCAGACTGGTCCAGCTGGTCGACTCGGACGGCTCGCCCGCCGATGCGCCGCGGGTCCGCTATGCCGACATGGTGACGGCCGAAGGGCTGAAGGCGATCGCGGCCTACGCCGACGGCGTGGGGCCGGACCGGTCCTATGTCGTCCCGCAGGACGGCGAGCGGCTGCTGCCGGCGACGCGCCTGGTCGCCGACGCCCATGCCGTCGGCCTCAAGGTTCATCCGTGGACGGTGCGGGCCGAGAACTACTTCCTGCCGAAGTCGCTGCAGCGAGGCCTCGCCGTGCGGCCTGATCGGCCGCGGCTGCACGGGGACGTGGCGGCGCTGCTCAAGGCGCTCTATGACGCTGGAGTCGACGGCGTCTTCAGCGACTTCCCGGGCCTGGCCGTCGAAGCCCGGGAGCAATGGATGCGCAAATGA
- a CDS encoding exonuclease produces the protein MAKQEIYVSTDIEADGPIPGPHSMLSFGSAAYLADKTLIATFSANLEPLPGAAPHPRTQAWWEQNTEAFAAVQIDRQAPETAMPAYAAWLKALPGKPVFVGFPASYDFMFVYWYLMRFAGESPFSHAALDIKTLAMVALKGDYRDAVKRNMPRAWFDHLPHTHVALDDAIEQGALFCNILAEVRRSQDSAV, from the coding sequence ATGGCTAAACAGGAAATCTACGTCAGCACGGACATCGAAGCCGATGGTCCGATCCCCGGTCCGCATTCGATGCTCAGCTTCGGGTCCGCGGCCTATCTCGCCGACAAGACGCTGATCGCGACCTTCTCCGCCAACCTGGAGCCGCTGCCGGGCGCCGCGCCGCATCCCCGCACCCAGGCCTGGTGGGAACAGAACACCGAGGCCTTCGCCGCCGTGCAGATCGACCGCCAGGCGCCCGAGACGGCCATGCCGGCCTACGCCGCCTGGCTGAAGGCTCTGCCGGGCAAGCCGGTCTTCGTGGGCTTTCCGGCCTCCTACGATTTCATGTTCGTCTACTGGTACCTGATGCGGTTCGCCGGCGAGAGCCCGTTCTCCCACGCGGCGCTGGACATCAAGACCCTGGCGATGGTGGCGCTGAAGGGCGACTACCGCGACGCGGTGAAGCGCAACATGCCCAGGGCCTGGTTCGACCATCTGCCGCACACGCACGTCGCCCTGGACGACGCGATCGAGCAGGGCGCGCTGTTCTGCAACATCCTGGCTGAGGTGCGACGGTCGCAGGATTCGGCCGTCTAG
- a CDS encoding phytanoyl-CoA dioxygenase family protein, whose amino-acid sequence MDAAASTIDRASPWLKGRSFAEAKAEYDERGYLIFENVLSPTEVQAIRDALAPYLDGGKSGRNDFEGFKTNRVYAMLAKSPVFADLAIHPLPLAFAEADLGPTCLLSACLAIKLHPGETVQPWHTDDSPVGTPRPRPAYGLSAFWAIDDTTELNGATEILPGSHLWSDSQVAGGLTLDTFANKTPFEKDGDPGARPDAVKLTMPSGSLAIAKGNLWHRGGANRSDAPRLIITPQYCAGWARQLENMSLAVPPAVVRTLPKRAQELIGYSIHPPFMGYVDGVHPSKVMG is encoded by the coding sequence ATGGACGCCGCCGCCAGCACCATCGACCGGGCCTCGCCCTGGCTGAAGGGCCGCAGCTTCGCCGAGGCCAAGGCCGAGTACGACGAGCGCGGCTACCTGATCTTCGAGAACGTCCTGTCGCCGACCGAGGTACAGGCGATCCGCGACGCCCTGGCGCCCTATCTCGACGGCGGCAAGTCGGGCCGGAACGACTTCGAAGGGTTCAAGACCAATCGCGTCTACGCAATGCTGGCCAAGTCGCCGGTGTTCGCGGACCTGGCGATCCATCCCCTGCCCCTGGCCTTCGCCGAGGCGGATCTGGGCCCTACCTGCCTGCTGTCGGCCTGTCTGGCGATCAAGCTGCATCCCGGGGAGACGGTTCAGCCCTGGCACACCGACGACAGCCCCGTCGGCACGCCCCGCCCGCGCCCGGCCTATGGCCTGTCGGCCTTCTGGGCGATCGACGACACCACCGAGCTGAACGGCGCGACCGAGATCCTGCCCGGCAGCCACCTGTGGTCGGACAGCCAGGTCGCCGGCGGCCTGACCCTGGACACCTTCGCCAACAAGACCCCGTTCGAGAAGGACGGCGACCCCGGCGCGCGACCCGACGCGGTGAAGCTGACCATGCCGTCCGGCTCGCTGGCCATCGCCAAGGGCAACCTGTGGCACCGCGGCGGCGCGAACCGCTCCGACGCGCCGCGCCTGATCATCACGCCGCAGTACTGCGCCGGCTGGGCGCGACAGCTGGAGAACATGAGCCTGGCCGTCCCGCCGGCCGTGGTCAGGACCCTGCCCAAGCGGGCCCAGGAGCTGATCGGCTACTCCATCCACCCGCCCTTCATGGGCTACGTCGACGGCGTGCATCCGAGCAAGGTGATGGGCTAG
- a CDS encoding TetR/AcrR family transcriptional regulator, whose product MPEASIVDLPAPRRGGARQRLLTALTEALVERVGDFEIADVARRASVSVGLAYHHFGSKAGLLAALIDDFHDRHDAVANQRLDGALPWAERERARLEATIVFMYADPLAAVLMGPLSGSAEAMAVEAARRRAMVELAAHNIAHGQRMGFIDPAIDPTLAGAAIMGGIRQAVATALSSPTPPPKERVIAQIWAFIAGGLGLPTEDSRDG is encoded by the coding sequence GTGCCTGAGGCCTCGATCGTCGATCTGCCCGCCCCGCGCCGAGGCGGCGCCCGCCAGCGGCTGCTGACGGCCCTGACCGAAGCTCTGGTCGAAAGGGTAGGCGATTTCGAGATCGCCGACGTGGCGCGCCGGGCCAGCGTGTCGGTCGGGCTGGCCTATCACCACTTCGGCTCCAAGGCGGGCCTGCTGGCCGCTCTGATCGACGATTTCCACGACCGCCACGACGCCGTCGCGAACCAGCGGCTCGACGGCGCGCTGCCCTGGGCGGAGCGGGAGCGGGCCCGGCTCGAAGCCACCATCGTCTTCATGTACGCCGACCCGCTGGCCGCCGTGCTGATGGGGCCGCTGAGCGGCAGCGCCGAGGCTATGGCGGTCGAGGCCGCGCGCCGCCGGGCGATGGTCGAGCTGGCCGCCCACAACATCGCGCATGGCCAGCGGATGGGCTTCATCGACCCGGCGATCGATCCGACGCTTGCCGGCGCGGCGATCATGGGCGGCATCCGCCAGGCGGTGGCGACGGCGCTGTCCTCGCCGACTCCGCCGCCGAAGGAGCGGGTCATCGCCCAGATCTGGGCCTTCATCGCCGGCGGGCTGGGCCTGCCGACGGAGGACTCCCGGGACGGATAG